From the Paraflavitalea soli genome, the window CACCCTGTCATAGAGAACGGATTAACTTATTTTAATCCATATTTGTACTTGTAGCGCTCGTACAATTGCTTGTGCTTGTCCGTAAGGTTTAATTCACGGCCCTGGATGAATGCCTGCAGAATGATATTGCTGCGCATATCCAGCAGATCACCATCACATACCAGCAGGTTAGCATCTTTACCGGTTTCAATAGAACCGGTTTTTTCAGCTACCCCTAATATTTTGGCCGCATTGAGTGACACAGCTGCCAAGGCCTCCTCTTTGGTCAGTCCATAAGCTGCCGCGGTACCGGCATTAAAAGCCAGGTTACGCTGACGGGTATTGCCATCATCATCATTGATAGCAAACAACACACCAGCTTTTTGCAAAGCAGCCGGCGTCTTATAAGGTTGGTCAACATCGTCATCCACCATCGTGGGCAAATTGTGCATCTGATCCAGGACTACCGCAATATTATTTTGCTTCAGCAGATCAGCGATCTGGTAGCTTTCAGAGCCACCTACAATCACCACATCAAACCCAAATTCCTTCGCAAAGTCAATAGCGATCAGCATTTCCTTTACAATGTTGCAATGCACAAAGAATTTCTGCTTTTTGCTGAATAATCCTTTAACCGCTTCATACTTTAAATTGGTTTCTTCATGCGTTCCTTCCTGGTAGTATGCTTTGGCTTCCCGGAAAAATACTTTTACGTTTTCTACCTGGTCCAGGGCACGCTTCACAGGATCACCGGTAGGTTGCTGACCTCCAAAACGGCCAAAACCACCCCGGCCGCCGCCACGCAACATCAGCGAAGGCATGCGGAAGTGTATACCATTATCTGCTAAGTAGCTGGCATCTTCCCAATTCCACGCATCCAGCTGCACCACCGAAGAGCTGCCGGACAGGATACCGCCATCGGGTG encodes:
- a CDS encoding amidohydrolase family protein, with amino-acid sequence MKRIFFTILMGSWIVTSVSAQETVYPAPAQAQTIALTNATVHVGNGQVIENGMVLFSKGKIVDVRPTAAIADVKVIDCKGKHIYPGLILSQSNVGLVEVGSVRATNDDTELGQMNPNIRSLVAYNTDSKVTNTLRNNGILLANITPDGGILSGSSSVVQLDAWNWEDASYLADNGIHFRMPSLMLRGGGRGGFGRFGGQQPTGDPVKRALDQVENVKVFFREAKAYYQEGTHEETNLKYEAVKGLFSKKQKFFVHCNIVKEMLIAIDFAKEFGFDVVIVGGSESYQIADLLKQNNIAVVLDQMHNLPTMVDDDVDQPYKTPAALQKAGVLFAINDDDGNTRQRNLAFNAGTAAAYGLTKEEALAAVSLNAAKILGVAEKTGSIETGKDANLLVCDGDLLDMRSNIILQAFIQGRELNLTDKHKQLYERYKYKYGLK